Proteins from a genomic interval of Equus quagga isolate Etosha38 chromosome 11, UCLA_HA_Equagga_1.0, whole genome shotgun sequence:
- the SYNCRIP gene encoding heterogeneous nuclear ribonucleoprotein Q isoform X1: protein MATEHVNGNGTEEPMDTTSAVIHSENFQTLLDAGLPQKVAEKLDEIYVAGLVAHSDLDERAIEALKEFNEDGALAVLQQFKDSDLSHVQNKSAFLCGVMKTYRQREKQGTKVADSSKGPDEAKIKALLERTGYTLDVTTGQRKYGGPPPDSIYSGQQPSVGTEIFVGKIPRDLFEDELVPLFEKAGPIWDLRLMMDPLTGLNRGYAFVTFCTKEAAQEAVKLYNNHEIRSGKHIGVCISVANNRLFVGSIPKSKTKEQILEEFSKVTEGLTDVILYHQPDDKKKNRGFCFLEYEDHKTAAQARRRLMSGKVKVWGNVGTVEWADPIEDPDPEVMAKVKVLFVRNLANTVTEEILEKAFSQFGKLERVKKLKDYAFIHFDERDGAVKAMEEMNGKDLEGENIEIVFAKPPDQKRKERKAQRQAAKNQMYDDYYYYGPPHMPPPTRGRGRGGRGGYGYPPDYYGYEDYYDYYGYDYHNYRGGYEDPYYGYEDFQVGARGRGGRGARGAAPSRGRGAAPPRGRAGYSQRGGPGSARGVRGARGGAQQQRGRGVRGARGGRGGNVGGKRKADGYNQPDSKRRQTNNQNWGSQPIAQQPLQGGDHSGNYGYKSENQEFYQDTFGQQWK, encoded by the exons ATGGCTACAGAACATGTTAATGGAAATGGTACTGAAGAGCCCATGGATACTACTTCTGCAGTTATCCATTCAGAAAATTTTCAGACATTGCTTGATGCTGGTTTACCACAGAAAGTTGCTGAAAAACTAGATGAAATTTACGTTGCAG gGCTGGTTGCACATAGTGATTTAGATGAAAGAGCTATCGAAGCTTTAAAAGAATTCAATGAAGACGGCGCATTGGCAGTTCTTCAGCAGTTTAAAGACAGTGATCTCTCTCATGTTCAG AACAAAAGTGCCTTTTTATGTGGAGTCATGAAGACTTataggcagagagaaaaacaggggACCAAAGTAGCGGATTCTAGCAAAGGACCAGATGAGGCAAAAATTAAG GCACTCTTGGAAAGAACAGGCTACACACTTGATGTGACCACGGGACAGAGGAAGTATGGGGGACCGCCTCCAGATTCCATTTATTCAGGTCAGCAGCCTTCTGTTGGCACTGAG ATATTTGTGGGGAAGATCCCAAGAGATTTATTTGAGGATGAACTTGTTCCATTATTCGAGAAAGCTGGACCTATATGGGATCTTCGTCTAATGATGGATCCACTCACTGGTCTCAATAGGGGTTATGCGTTTGTCACTTTTTGTACAAAAGAAGCAGCTCAGGAGGCTGTTAAATTG TATAATAATCATGAAATTCGTTCTGGAAAACACATTGGTGTCTGCATCTCAGTTGCCAACAATAGGCTTTTTGTGGGCTCTATTCCTAAGAGTAAAACCAAGGAACAGATTCTTGAAGAATTTAGCAAAGTAACAG AGGGTCTTACAGACGTCATTTTATACCACCAACCAgatgacaagaaaaagaacagaggctTTTGTTTCCTTGAATATGAAGATCACAAAACAGCTGCCCAGGCAAGGCGTAGGTTAATGAGCGGTAAAGTCAAGGTCTGGGGAAATGTTGGAACTGTTGAATGGGCTGATCCTATAGAAGATCCCGATCCAGAGGTTATGGCAAAG gTAAAAGTGCTGTTTGTACGCAACCTTGCCAATACTGTAacagaagaaattttagaaaaggcaTTTAGTCAGTTTGGGAAACTGGAACGAGTGAAGAAACTAAAAGATtatgctttcattcattttgatgAACGAGATGGTGCTGTCAAG GCTATGGAAGAAATGAATGGCAAAGACTTGgagggagaaaatattgaaattgtTTTCGCTAAGCCACCagatcagaaaaggaaagaaagaaaagctcagaGGCAAGCAGCAAAGAATCAAAT gTATGATGATTACTACTATTATGGTCCACCTCATATGCCCCCTCCAACAAGAGGTCGAGGGCGTGGAGGTAGAGGTGGTTATGGATATCCTCCAGATTATTATGGATATGAagattattatgattattatggCTATGATTACCATAACTATCGTGGTGGATATGAAGATCCATACTATGGTTATGAAGATTTTCAAGTTGGAGCTAGAGGAAGGGGTGGTAGAGGAGCAAGGGGTGCTGCTCCATCCAGAGGTCGTGGGGCTGCTCCTCCCCGCGGTAGAGCCGGTTATTCACAGAGAGGAGGTCCTGGATCAGCAAGAGGCGTTCGTGGTGCGAGAGGAGGTGCCCAACAACAAAGAGGCCGCGGGGTACGTGGTGCGAGGGGTGGCCGCGGTGGAAATGTAGGAGGAAAGCGCAAAGCTGATGGGTACAACCAGCCAGATTCCAAGCGGCGCCAGACCAATAATCAGAACTGGGGCTCCCAACCCATTGCTCAGCAACCGCTCCAAGGTGGTGATCATTCTGGTAACTATGGTTACAAATCTGAAAACCAAGAGTTTTATCAGGATACTTTTGGGCAACAGTGGAAGTAG
- the SYNCRIP gene encoding heterogeneous nuclear ribonucleoprotein Q isoform X2: MATEHVNGNGTEEPMDTTSAVIHSENFQTLLDAGLPQKVAEKLDEIYVAGLVAHSDLDERAIEALKEFNEDGALAVLQQFKDSDLSHVQNKSAFLCGVMKTYRQREKQGTKVADSSKGPDEAKIKALLERTGYTLDVTTGQRKYGGPPPDSIYSGQQPSVGTEIFVGKIPRDLFEDELVPLFEKAGPIWDLRLMMDPLTGLNRGYAFVTFCTKEAAQEAVKLYNNHEIRSGKHIGVCISVANNRLFVGSIPKSKTKEQILEEFSKVTEGLTDVILYHQPDDKKKNRGFCFLEYEDHKTAAQARRRLMSGKVKVWGNVGTVEWADPIEDPDPEVMAKVKVLFVRNLANTVTEEILEKAFSQFGKLERVKKLKDYAFIHFDERDGAVKAMEEMNGKDLEGENIEIVFAKPPDQKRKERKAQRQAAKNQMYDDYYYYGPPHMPPPTRGRGRGGRGGYGYPPDYYGYEDYYDYYGYDYHNYRGGYEDPYYGYEDFQVGARGRGGRGARGAAPSRGRGAAPPRGRAGYSQRGGPGSARGVRGARGGAQQQRGRGQGKGVEAGPDLLQ; the protein is encoded by the exons ATGGCTACAGAACATGTTAATGGAAATGGTACTGAAGAGCCCATGGATACTACTTCTGCAGTTATCCATTCAGAAAATTTTCAGACATTGCTTGATGCTGGTTTACCACAGAAAGTTGCTGAAAAACTAGATGAAATTTACGTTGCAG gGCTGGTTGCACATAGTGATTTAGATGAAAGAGCTATCGAAGCTTTAAAAGAATTCAATGAAGACGGCGCATTGGCAGTTCTTCAGCAGTTTAAAGACAGTGATCTCTCTCATGTTCAG AACAAAAGTGCCTTTTTATGTGGAGTCATGAAGACTTataggcagagagaaaaacaggggACCAAAGTAGCGGATTCTAGCAAAGGACCAGATGAGGCAAAAATTAAG GCACTCTTGGAAAGAACAGGCTACACACTTGATGTGACCACGGGACAGAGGAAGTATGGGGGACCGCCTCCAGATTCCATTTATTCAGGTCAGCAGCCTTCTGTTGGCACTGAG ATATTTGTGGGGAAGATCCCAAGAGATTTATTTGAGGATGAACTTGTTCCATTATTCGAGAAAGCTGGACCTATATGGGATCTTCGTCTAATGATGGATCCACTCACTGGTCTCAATAGGGGTTATGCGTTTGTCACTTTTTGTACAAAAGAAGCAGCTCAGGAGGCTGTTAAATTG TATAATAATCATGAAATTCGTTCTGGAAAACACATTGGTGTCTGCATCTCAGTTGCCAACAATAGGCTTTTTGTGGGCTCTATTCCTAAGAGTAAAACCAAGGAACAGATTCTTGAAGAATTTAGCAAAGTAACAG AGGGTCTTACAGACGTCATTTTATACCACCAACCAgatgacaagaaaaagaacagaggctTTTGTTTCCTTGAATATGAAGATCACAAAACAGCTGCCCAGGCAAGGCGTAGGTTAATGAGCGGTAAAGTCAAGGTCTGGGGAAATGTTGGAACTGTTGAATGGGCTGATCCTATAGAAGATCCCGATCCAGAGGTTATGGCAAAG gTAAAAGTGCTGTTTGTACGCAACCTTGCCAATACTGTAacagaagaaattttagaaaaggcaTTTAGTCAGTTTGGGAAACTGGAACGAGTGAAGAAACTAAAAGATtatgctttcattcattttgatgAACGAGATGGTGCTGTCAAG GCTATGGAAGAAATGAATGGCAAAGACTTGgagggagaaaatattgaaattgtTTTCGCTAAGCCACCagatcagaaaaggaaagaaagaaaagctcagaGGCAAGCAGCAAAGAATCAAAT gTATGATGATTACTACTATTATGGTCCACCTCATATGCCCCCTCCAACAAGAGGTCGAGGGCGTGGAGGTAGAGGTGGTTATGGATATCCTCCAGATTATTATGGATATGAagattattatgattattatggCTATGATTACCATAACTATCGTGGTGGATATGAAGATCCATACTATGGTTATGAAGATTTTCAAGTTGGAGCTAGAGGAAGGGGTGGTAGAGGAGCAAGGGGTGCTGCTCCATCCAGAGGTCGTGGGGCTGCTCCTCCCCGCGGTAGAGCCGGTTATTCACAGAGAGGAGGTCCTGGATCAGCAAGAGGCGTTCGTGGTGCGAGAGGAGGTGCCCAACAACAAAGAGGCCGCGGG CAGGGAAAAGGGGTCGAGGCCGGTCCTGACCTGTTACAATGA
- the SYNCRIP gene encoding heterogeneous nuclear ribonucleoprotein Q isoform X3 encodes MATEHVNGNGTEEPMDTTSAVIHSENFQTLLDAGLPQKVAEKLDEIYVAGLVAHSDLDERAIEALKEFNEDGALAVLQQFKDSDLSHVQNKSAFLCGVMKTYRQREKQGTKVADSSKGPDEAKIKALLERTGYTLDVTTGQRKYGGPPPDSIYSGQQPSVGTEIFVGKIPRDLFEDELVPLFEKAGPIWDLRLMMDPLTGLNRGYAFVTFCTKEAAQEAVKLYNNHEIRSGKHIGVCISVANNRLFVGSIPKSKTKEQILEEFSKVTEGLTDVILYHQPDDKKKNRGFCFLEYEDHKTAAQARRRLMSGKVKVWGNVGTVEWADPIEDPDPEVMAKVKVLFVRNLANTVTEEILEKAFSQFGKLERVKKLKDYAFIHFDERDGAVKAMEEMNGKDLEGENIEIVFAKPPDQKRKERKAQRQAAKNQMYDDYYYYGPPHMPPPTRGRGRGGRGGYGYPPDYYGYEDYYDYYGYDYHNYRGGYEDPYYGYEDFQVGARGRGGRGARGAAPSRGRGAAPPRGRAGYSQRGGPGSARGVRGARGGAQQQRGRGGKGVEAGPDLLQ; translated from the exons ATGGCTACAGAACATGTTAATGGAAATGGTACTGAAGAGCCCATGGATACTACTTCTGCAGTTATCCATTCAGAAAATTTTCAGACATTGCTTGATGCTGGTTTACCACAGAAAGTTGCTGAAAAACTAGATGAAATTTACGTTGCAG gGCTGGTTGCACATAGTGATTTAGATGAAAGAGCTATCGAAGCTTTAAAAGAATTCAATGAAGACGGCGCATTGGCAGTTCTTCAGCAGTTTAAAGACAGTGATCTCTCTCATGTTCAG AACAAAAGTGCCTTTTTATGTGGAGTCATGAAGACTTataggcagagagaaaaacaggggACCAAAGTAGCGGATTCTAGCAAAGGACCAGATGAGGCAAAAATTAAG GCACTCTTGGAAAGAACAGGCTACACACTTGATGTGACCACGGGACAGAGGAAGTATGGGGGACCGCCTCCAGATTCCATTTATTCAGGTCAGCAGCCTTCTGTTGGCACTGAG ATATTTGTGGGGAAGATCCCAAGAGATTTATTTGAGGATGAACTTGTTCCATTATTCGAGAAAGCTGGACCTATATGGGATCTTCGTCTAATGATGGATCCACTCACTGGTCTCAATAGGGGTTATGCGTTTGTCACTTTTTGTACAAAAGAAGCAGCTCAGGAGGCTGTTAAATTG TATAATAATCATGAAATTCGTTCTGGAAAACACATTGGTGTCTGCATCTCAGTTGCCAACAATAGGCTTTTTGTGGGCTCTATTCCTAAGAGTAAAACCAAGGAACAGATTCTTGAAGAATTTAGCAAAGTAACAG AGGGTCTTACAGACGTCATTTTATACCACCAACCAgatgacaagaaaaagaacagaggctTTTGTTTCCTTGAATATGAAGATCACAAAACAGCTGCCCAGGCAAGGCGTAGGTTAATGAGCGGTAAAGTCAAGGTCTGGGGAAATGTTGGAACTGTTGAATGGGCTGATCCTATAGAAGATCCCGATCCAGAGGTTATGGCAAAG gTAAAAGTGCTGTTTGTACGCAACCTTGCCAATACTGTAacagaagaaattttagaaaaggcaTTTAGTCAGTTTGGGAAACTGGAACGAGTGAAGAAACTAAAAGATtatgctttcattcattttgatgAACGAGATGGTGCTGTCAAG GCTATGGAAGAAATGAATGGCAAAGACTTGgagggagaaaatattgaaattgtTTTCGCTAAGCCACCagatcagaaaaggaaagaaagaaaagctcagaGGCAAGCAGCAAAGAATCAAAT gTATGATGATTACTACTATTATGGTCCACCTCATATGCCCCCTCCAACAAGAGGTCGAGGGCGTGGAGGTAGAGGTGGTTATGGATATCCTCCAGATTATTATGGATATGAagattattatgattattatggCTATGATTACCATAACTATCGTGGTGGATATGAAGATCCATACTATGGTTATGAAGATTTTCAAGTTGGAGCTAGAGGAAGGGGTGGTAGAGGAGCAAGGGGTGCTGCTCCATCCAGAGGTCGTGGGGCTGCTCCTCCCCGCGGTAGAGCCGGTTATTCACAGAGAGGAGGTCCTGGATCAGCAAGAGGCGTTCGTGGTGCGAGAGGAGGTGCCCAACAACAAAGAGGCCGCGGG GGAAAAGGGGTCGAGGCCGGTCCTGACCTGTTACAATGA
- the SYNCRIP gene encoding heterogeneous nuclear ribonucleoprotein Q isoform X4, whose protein sequence is MKTYRQREKQGTKVADSSKGPDEAKIKALLERTGYTLDVTTGQRKYGGPPPDSIYSGQQPSVGTEIFVGKIPRDLFEDELVPLFEKAGPIWDLRLMMDPLTGLNRGYAFVTFCTKEAAQEAVKLYNNHEIRSGKHIGVCISVANNRLFVGSIPKSKTKEQILEEFSKVTEGLTDVILYHQPDDKKKNRGFCFLEYEDHKTAAQARRRLMSGKVKVWGNVGTVEWADPIEDPDPEVMAKVKVLFVRNLANTVTEEILEKAFSQFGKLERVKKLKDYAFIHFDERDGAVKAMEEMNGKDLEGENIEIVFAKPPDQKRKERKAQRQAAKNQMYDDYYYYGPPHMPPPTRGRGRGGRGGYGYPPDYYGYEDYYDYYGYDYHNYRGGYEDPYYGYEDFQVGARGRGGRGARGAAPSRGRGAAPPRGRAGYSQRGGPGSARGVRGARGGAQQQRGRGVRGARGGRGGNVGGKRKADGYNQPDSKRRQTNNQNWGSQPIAQQPLQGGDHSGNYGYKSENQEFYQDTFGQQWK, encoded by the exons ATGAAGACTTataggcagagagaaaaacaggggACCAAAGTAGCGGATTCTAGCAAAGGACCAGATGAGGCAAAAATTAAG GCACTCTTGGAAAGAACAGGCTACACACTTGATGTGACCACGGGACAGAGGAAGTATGGGGGACCGCCTCCAGATTCCATTTATTCAGGTCAGCAGCCTTCTGTTGGCACTGAG ATATTTGTGGGGAAGATCCCAAGAGATTTATTTGAGGATGAACTTGTTCCATTATTCGAGAAAGCTGGACCTATATGGGATCTTCGTCTAATGATGGATCCACTCACTGGTCTCAATAGGGGTTATGCGTTTGTCACTTTTTGTACAAAAGAAGCAGCTCAGGAGGCTGTTAAATTG TATAATAATCATGAAATTCGTTCTGGAAAACACATTGGTGTCTGCATCTCAGTTGCCAACAATAGGCTTTTTGTGGGCTCTATTCCTAAGAGTAAAACCAAGGAACAGATTCTTGAAGAATTTAGCAAAGTAACAG AGGGTCTTACAGACGTCATTTTATACCACCAACCAgatgacaagaaaaagaacagaggctTTTGTTTCCTTGAATATGAAGATCACAAAACAGCTGCCCAGGCAAGGCGTAGGTTAATGAGCGGTAAAGTCAAGGTCTGGGGAAATGTTGGAACTGTTGAATGGGCTGATCCTATAGAAGATCCCGATCCAGAGGTTATGGCAAAG gTAAAAGTGCTGTTTGTACGCAACCTTGCCAATACTGTAacagaagaaattttagaaaaggcaTTTAGTCAGTTTGGGAAACTGGAACGAGTGAAGAAACTAAAAGATtatgctttcattcattttgatgAACGAGATGGTGCTGTCAAG GCTATGGAAGAAATGAATGGCAAAGACTTGgagggagaaaatattgaaattgtTTTCGCTAAGCCACCagatcagaaaaggaaagaaagaaaagctcagaGGCAAGCAGCAAAGAATCAAAT gTATGATGATTACTACTATTATGGTCCACCTCATATGCCCCCTCCAACAAGAGGTCGAGGGCGTGGAGGTAGAGGTGGTTATGGATATCCTCCAGATTATTATGGATATGAagattattatgattattatggCTATGATTACCATAACTATCGTGGTGGATATGAAGATCCATACTATGGTTATGAAGATTTTCAAGTTGGAGCTAGAGGAAGGGGTGGTAGAGGAGCAAGGGGTGCTGCTCCATCCAGAGGTCGTGGGGCTGCTCCTCCCCGCGGTAGAGCCGGTTATTCACAGAGAGGAGGTCCTGGATCAGCAAGAGGCGTTCGTGGTGCGAGAGGAGGTGCCCAACAACAAAGAGGCCGCGGGGTACGTGGTGCGAGGGGTGGCCGCGGTGGAAATGTAGGAGGAAAGCGCAAAGCTGATGGGTACAACCAGCCAGATTCCAAGCGGCGCCAGACCAATAATCAGAACTGGGGCTCCCAACCCATTGCTCAGCAACCGCTCCAAGGTGGTGATCATTCTGGTAACTATGGTTACAAATCTGAAAACCAAGAGTTTTATCAGGATACTTTTGGGCAACAGTGGAAGTAG